aggctagattaagtcttgtaagagctatctattacttaatcaaattattaaacacaaaacttatctttctcttcttgcttgaattctcttctcttcttgcttatagcaatctagtattgctttcttttaccttgttccacattagatATACCCCATGTTTCTTGAATATTTAACCTGCAAGATGGAGTTGACCAACTCTTAAACTTCAGGAACCAATGAGTTCTAGTTTTGTTTAAATTCCAAGTGAAAATCAAGTAATGCACACAAAAGTAAGAAACCGAAATCAGAAAAGTAGTTAAACAAACTAATGTAATTGATAAAACAAGATTCGAGTTCAAGAAGCACACGAAAGGAGACAGCAAAGAGAAAGAAACCTTAGAAGTGGGATCTTGACTCTCAACAAAGGCTCTCATAAGACTGATTTTCTTCTGCTCCATTACTTCCATTTCCTTTGTTTCTTCAGATTGATCTTCTGTGGCCATCTGATTTTTTGTTCTCTTTGAATACCAAACTAGTCTTCACTCTTTGCAAGTCTGTTGCATATTCTTGACACCTATATTTCATGTATGGTGATAGAGACTAGAAGTCAATAGACTAACGTAAACTCCGATTTCATCAGCCAAAACATTCAAAAATGGCAGCAGAAGACTTGTCATAACGGTTAATAGACGCTACTAAGATTTTCTTTGTCTATATGCGGTATCccatttcatttttgttttctttttgattgtGAACCGGTTTCAACCCCATGAAATGAGAATCAACACACCTGACAACTTTACCACCGTACTGGAGACATCACGCCGACCCACTTTATCAATTTTGAGGGCTGACTTTTGCGGAAAATAATCTTTAGCCAGAAGCCTAGTTCCAAAGACGCGGAAAATTGACCGATGGTTATAGCCTTATGGGTCATTAAACGCGGTCCACAATATTTTGGAGAACATACTTTTACTGGATCTTGTGAGTTAGGACTTTGTCAACAACTGTCATGATTTCCTTCTTTTTTCATTGATTTTAACTTTTCAAAATGACCATCACAACAAGGACATAGCTTTCTAGTGACAGATAGCTAACTACTGGCAGTTAAATCCCGTCGAATTATTGAAGCAGGGTCGATTTAAGGTTCTTACAGACCATGTTGTCTGAGGCGCTAGGCGAGGAGCCAAACCCTTCGCCTCGCCTACGcctagaaataaataaataaaatctcacaATTTTGCGCCTTTGGCGTTTTATTAGCTAGGCGCCCCTTGCATGCTCGAGCGCCTAGCTCGCCTTTCACTACATAGCTTGCGGTATACGCAGAAAATACAAGACTCGATATTAAAGCAAAAGTACTAACAAAGAAGTGCCACAAGAACAGGCGGGCAAGATTTACATAAGTATATGTTCCTCGGATACAATGCGTTCCTACACAGTATGGAATGTAACAGTTGTTTCTTAGTCGCACAAGATGGGTGGTGCAGTGTATATATATCTGTCTCACCAGTACAATTACCTGTAGAATCTCAATAGTAGAAACTTACACAGGAAAAATGAAATAAATGAATACATAGCTTCTGAAGCGCTGTGATACACAACTGAAGTAACAATAATGAGTACTTAACTTGTCAATCGTAGGATCGTTTGCCACAACTTCTCAGTATCAATATCATAGATATCGCATAGACAAGATTTTGGAATGTGCATGAATATCATTTAGCATTTTTCAATGGGAACTAATGGTTGTTTACCTCCATAAACTTCTGGCAGTTGACtctcatcaatgtcttcaagaAGAGTTGACTTAAGATTTTTGTTCTCCACAAATACAATCTGCAAGATTGTGCCAAACATCACAAACTTGAGCATTTATGTCACCATATAAAGCAAAGATATGATCTAGTTTGGCTGCATCAGGCGATACCTTTTTCTTGGTGTTACTATCGATAAATGGGTGGATCAACTTCCACGCCGCCATAAAAACAGAAGGGACGTGAACTAAGTACATTTTTGCAAGCCTCTCTGGGTAATTATCCTGCAACTCACCAGTTTTAGTTGCATAGTTATCCATTAAGCTGTTCTAAGATGCAGACAACAGTCAGGAAAATGCTTTAGTGGTAACGTGTTAACCTGTAAGACGGATAAAGCGGCTAGATATCCACGGATGTCACAATTCGAATAGTATCCCCAGCCTTCAATATCCGCTATGGCTAAAAACTTTTCTTGTCCTGCGGGCATCCTGTAGgataaagaaagaaaacaaagtcAGAACATAGGAACGATTCAGTATATCGGTGGAGAACAAGTAGGTAGTTTACCGTCCACATATCTTGTCGAGAGTGTACGCTACAAAACCTGCAATGACCAAGAGAAGCTGACTTAGATCAAGATAAAAAAACAAACACTAATGCCACTGTATCACATTCAAACTTGACTCGATGGTAAATGTGAGAACTTACGCTTGAACTCCTCAACACCTCCCTTTGCTCTGTTACGAAAATGTTTAGAAGCATAGGTGACTACAATTGGGCGTCCGGTCTTGTCCAATCCTTGCATAAACAACTTCTTATGGGATAAATCAAACGCTATCTCCGATTCAGAGATAAAACCATTAGGCACAAACGAACGCCTCCATTCCATATATTTCAAAAATAATGCAGAACCTTTATCGATATCCAAATCACGGGCACGTAGAAACCTTCTTATCATCAGATCATCCACATCCTGTCCAAAATACACATACCACATATCTTCAAAAGGCAAACAACCAAACCCATAAATTCGAACAAACAGTtaagcaacaacaacaaacattcCTATGAAGTCAACCAAATTTGTTCTAGTAAGTGCATCCAATGCATTGTTCTGATGGGGTTATCAAACTCCCTTTGTTATTTTCACACTTCACTCACAACAATGCTCACAATTAAATACCAATGGGTTCTTGCAATTTTGCAAGAGGGAACGGAAATTGCAAGATCTTGGTTGCAGAATGGCGCTGTCTAGCTAGTCTTTTTAAAGTTCCATGAGGAAATCAATCAACAAGTACTGAATTAAGAAACCCAAATCAAAGAAGTAGCACTAAAATGAATTGAAATAGCAACAATTTATACTTGAAGTAGTTACAAAAATATTATccgattgaatttttttttttttttgatggtttACATATTGTACTGAAATGAGTGAGTGAGATAGAGACACAGACCTTAGAAGTGGGATCCTGAGTTTCAACCAAGGATCTCATTTGGCTAACTTTGTTCTGCTCCATCACCTGTTTTTCTTCATGTTCCTTCACTGTATTATCCATCTGATCACCACCACCTTACTTCTTC
This genomic stretch from Papaver somniferum cultivar HN1 chromosome 5, ASM357369v1, whole genome shotgun sequence harbors:
- the LOC113281203 gene encoding patellin-6-like — its product is MDNTVKEHEEKQVMEQNKVSQMRSLVETQDPTSKDVDDLMIRRFLRARDLDIDKGSALFLKYMEWRRSFVPNGFISESEIAFDLSHKKLFMQGLDKTGRPIVVTYASKHFRNRAKGGVEEFKRFVAYTLDKICGRMPAGQEKFLAIADIEGWGYYSNCDIRGYLAALSVLQDNYPERLAKMYLVHVPSVFMAAWKLIHPFIDSNTKKKIVFVENKNLKSTLLEDIDESQLPEVYGGKQPLVPIEKC